The Plectropomus leopardus isolate mb chromosome 15, YSFRI_Pleo_2.0, whole genome shotgun sequence genome has a segment encoding these proteins:
- the peli1b gene encoding E3 ubiquitin-protein ligase pellino homolog 1b yields MYSPEQENISTTASTKVPVKYGELIVLGYNGSLPNGDRGRRKSRFALCKRPKANGVKPSTVHIACSPQAAKAISNKDQHSISYTLSRAQTVVVEYTHDSNTDMFQIGRSTESPIDFVVTDTVAGSQCNADTQSVQSTISRFACRIMCQRTPPYTARIYAAGFDSSKNIFLGEKAAKWKTSDGQMDGLTTNGVLVMHPRNGFTQDSKPGVWREISVCGNVFTLRETRSAQQRGKMVETESQELVDGSLIDLCGATLLWRTAEGLSRTPTLKHLEALRQEINAARPQCPVGFNTLAFPSMRRKDTPDEKQPWVYLQCGHVHGYHNWGNHREEREGREGRQRECPMCRAKGPYVPLWLGCEAGFYVDAAPPTHAFNPCGHVCSEKTAGFWSQIPLPHGTHTFHAACPFCAQQLTGEQGFVRLIFQGPLD; encoded by the exons ATGTACTCCCCGGAGCAGGAAAACATCTCCACCACCGCCTCCACCAAAGTGCCAGTGAAGTACGGAGAGCTCATTGTGCTCGG GTACAATGGCTCTCTGCCTAACGGGGACCGAGGCAGGCGCAAGAGCCGCTTTGCACTTTGTAAGAGACCGAAGGCAAACGGGGTGAAACCCAGCACAGTTCACATCGCCTGCTCACCACAGGCAGCCaag GCCATAAGCAACAAAGACCAGCACAGCATCTCTTACACTCTGTCTCGAGCCCAGACGGTGGTGGTTGAGTACACCCATGACAGCAATACAGACATGTTCCAG ATTGGTCGATCGACGGAGAGTCCCATAGACTTTGTAGTGACGGACACGGTGGCCGGCAGCCAGTGTAATGCAGACACCCAGTCCGTCCAGAGCACCATCTCCAGATTCGCCTGCCGCATCATGTGCCAGCGCACGCCGCCTTATACCGCACGTATCTACGCCGCCGGCTTTGACTCCTCCAAAAACATCTTCCTAGGG GAGAAAGCTGCTAAGTGGAAGACGTCTGACGGTCAGATGGACGGGCTGACCACCAACGGCGTGCTGGTGATGCACCCCCGAAACGGCTTCACACAAGACTCCAAACCGGGCGTTTGGAGGGAGATCTCAGTCTGCGGCAACGTCTTCACTCTGCGGGAGACCCGCTCAGCACAGCAGCGGGGAAAGATG GTGGAGACTGAGAGTCAGGAGCTGGTCGACGGCTCTCTCATCGACCTTTGTGGCGCCACTCTGCTCTGGCGCACCGCTGAAGGCCTGTCCCGCACTCCCACCCTCAAACACCTGGAGGCGCTGCGGCAGGAGATCAACGCGGCCCGCCCGCAGTGTCCCGTGGGCTTCAACACGCTGGCCTTCCCCTCCATGCGTCGCAAGGACACGCCGGACGAGAAGCAGCCCTGGGTCTACCTCCAGTGCGGCCACGTGCACGGCTACCACAACTGGGGCAACCACCGCGAGGAGAGGGAGGGGCGGGAGGGCCGGCAGAGGGAGTGTCCCATGTGCCGAGCCAAAGGGCCGTACGTGCCGCTGTGGCTGGGCTGCGAGGCGGGGTTTTATGTGGACGCCGCCCCGCCCACTCACGCCTTTAACCCCTGCGGCCATGTTTGTTCAGAGAAGACAGCGGGCTTCTGGAGTCAGATCCCGCTACCGCACGGCACGCACACCTTCCACGCCGCCTGCCCCTTCTGTGCCCAGCAGCTGACTGGTGAGCAGGGCTTCGTCAGACTCATCTTCCAGGGACCCCTCGACTAG